The Zingiber officinale cultivar Zhangliang chromosome 9A, Zo_v1.1, whole genome shotgun sequence genome window below encodes:
- the LOC122020526 gene encoding uncharacterized protein LOC122020526: MVLSKLAIVLGAGIIGTALPMDWQLLDVTRLFSGAFKIVTMLSQQEKNGTRSTSKPQSDFLLAEVNTLREQLQLLGKSTSVTVITGSGSGSGRFSVTTIIVIGALGYVIIWWKGWKLSDMMFVTQRGFTESRNRIGRQLDLLSSSIGAAKRHLTSKINQVDKKLQECKELTVATKDEVVELHKDLNLAHTDLEAFQRAVQDLDTKLERIEGTQEKTSTGVYNLCRVVKRLEEERNKRLLEQERNRKLVEQNRKKELIQTISSTPLSIKPASSSESKPAASASSYTALENRRVVRSTTIISVSGLKELEGLTSTMKQRGPRSTTATEDTPKASIGTTTQLDYTSKSTMITEDTPKASIRTTTQLDYTSKSTMITEDTPKASNGTTPQRHDTSKSSMTIEDVPKTSYGTTTQRRDTAQPSVRASWKFPWY, translated from the exons ATGGTGCTTTCGAAGCTTGCAATCGTCCTTGGAGCAG GTATAATTGGGACTGCGCTCCCAATGGATTGGCAATTACTTGATGTTACAAGACTTTTTTCTGGTGCTTTTAAG aTTGTCACTATGCTTTCTCAACAAGAGAAAAATGGCACCCGATCCACAAGCAAGCCACAATCAGATTTTCTGTTAGCTGAG GTTAATACTTTGAGGGAGCAGTTACAACTTTTGGGTAAATCAACATCAGTTACAGTCATAACTGGTTCAGGATCAG GTTCTGGAAGATTTAGTGTTACAACTATCATTGTTATTGGAGCTCTTGGATACGTCATCATTTGGTGGAAG GGATGGAAACTCTCAGATATGATGTTCGTGACACAGCGAGGCTTCACTGAATCTCGCAATCGCATTGGCCGACAGCTAGATCTTCTATCATCGTCTATTGGG GCTGCCAAGCGACACTTAACATCAAAGATTAATCAGGTAGATAAGAAATTGCAGGAGTGCAAGGAGCTTACAGTTGCAACCAAAGATGAG GTGGTAGAGCTACATAAGGACCTGAATTTGGCTCATACGGATTTGGAAGCTTTCCAGCGTGCTGTTCAGGATCTG GATACAAAGCTTGAACGGATCGAAGGAACTCAG GAAAAGACATCTACAGGAGTCTATAATCTTTGCAGAGTCGTCAAGCGCTTAGaggaagaaagaaataaaagactCTTAGAGCAAGAGAGAAATAGAAAGCTTGTAGAACAAAACAGAAAAAAGGAACTTATTCAG ACTATCTCATCGACACCTTTGTCCATCAAACCTGCATCATCCTCAGAATCAAAACCAGCAGCATCAGCCTCATCATATACAGCTCTCGAGAACCGTAGG GTTGTGCGTTCGACTACCATTATATCTGTTTCAGGCCTAAAG GAATTGGAGGGACTCACCAGCACAATGAAACAAAGGGGCCCAAGATCAACTACGGCCACCGAAGACACTCCGAAAGCTTCAATCGGAACTACCACACAACTTGACTATACTTCAAAATCAACTATGATTACCGAAGATACTCCTAAAGCTTCAATCAGAACTACCACACAACTTGACTATACTTCAAAATCAACTATGATTACTGAAGATACTCCTAAAGCTTCAAATGGAACTACCCCCCAACGCCATGATACTTCAAAATCATCTATGACCATTGAAGATGTTCCTAAAACTTCATATGGAACTACCACACAACGTCGTGATACCGCACAACCTTCTGTTCGCGCTTCGTGGAAGTTTCCTTGGTATTAA
- the LOC122020524 gene encoding putative pentatricopeptide repeat-containing protein At5g52630: MASLPSLAVGGATLHRLDSDPRKLLPASAVPLEKKLAYQRSPPAAEGILEASAPPLDAQEALALLRDRTAVESAFYVPLLQRCVETKSLPDAGVVHAHIIKTGFHQETFLSTSLVNLYMKCGSTEYARKVFVTLPRRNVVAWTAMITGYVHNSQPTDAIGVFLHLLESECYPTSFTIGAVLSACCALSSIEIGKQVHGYVIKYGAESETSMGNSLCSLYSKCGSFESCLKVFERIPDKNVISWTTAISSCGDNGYPELGLSIFANMLSENVEPNEYTLTSVLSLCCMVRDLGLGKQIHSFCIKFGCEQQLPVKNSTIYLYQKCGEITEARRLFDEMDRVSLITWNAMIAGHAQRMNWAKDDIKSNLSGFEALKVFQKLNRSGTKPDLFSFSSILTVCSSLLALEQGEQIHAQTVKTGYLSDVVVSSALLNMYNKCGCIEDAIRAFLEMSTRTLISWTSMLTCYSQHGRPKEAIRLFENMRSAGVRPNQVTFVGVLSACSHAGMIDEAEYYFDMMTDEYGIRPVMDHYACMIDMFVRRGRLEDAFAFVDKMDFQPNEIIWSILIAGCRSHGNKDLGFYAAEKLLEIKPKGIETYVLLLNMYISAERWQDVAKVRSLMKDENIGIIRDRSWISIKGQVSFFLANDKSHPQSTEMYNLLENLLREATSLGYVPYKSVEFSVKEDEESSNGSSTIKHHSERLAIAFGMINTTEGATVRVVKNITMCRDCHNLVKFFTTITKREIIVRDSKRLHRFTDGKCSCGDFGAFL, from the exons ATGGCGTCCCTGCCTTCTCTCGCAGTCGGCGGCGCCACCCTGCACAGGCTCGACTCCGACCCCCGGAAGCTCCTCCCGGCGTCCGCCGTCCCTCTAGAAAAG AAATTGGCTTACCAGAGAAGCCCGCCGGCGGCGGAAGGTATCCTGGAGGCCTCGGCGCCGCCTCTCGACGCGCAGGAAGCTCTAGCTCTGCTGAGAGATCGGACGGCCGTCGAGTCCGCCTTCTACGTTCCCCTTCTGCAGCGGTGCGTCGAGACCAAGTCACTTCCCGACGCCGGAGTCGTCCACGCTCACATTATTAAGACCGGCTTCCATCAAGAGACCTTTCTGTCGACGTCCCTCGTCAATTTGTACATGAAATGCGGCTCGACGGAATACGCTCGCAAGGTGTTTGTCACATTGCCCCGCAGAAATGTCGTCGCTTGGACGGCGATGATCACTGGCTACGTTCACAATTCTCAGCCCACTGACGCCATCGGAGTGTTTCTTCACTTACTTGAATCGGAGTGTTATCCGACGAGCTTCACGATCGGAGCTGTTCTGAGCGCATGCTGCGCTCTCAGCTCGATCGAGATCGGTAAACAAGTTCATGGCTATGTGATTAAGTATGGGGCTGAATCTGAAACAAGCATGGGCAACTCACTTTGCAGCTTATACTCCAAATGCGGAAGCTTTGAATCTTGTTTGAAAGTGTTTGAAAGAATTCCCGACAAGAATGTGATATCTTGGACCACGGCCATCTCATCTTGCGGCGACAATGGCTATCCCGAATTGGGTCTGAGTATCTTCGCCAATATGCTCTCTGAAAATGTCGAGCCAAACGAGTATACTCTAACGAGTGTGTTGAGCTTGTGCTGCATGGTTCGGGATCTCGGTCTGGGGAAGCAAATTCACTCTTTCTGCATCAAATTTGGATGCGAGCAGCAGCTTCCTGTGAAGAATTCAACCATCTACTTGTATCAGAAATGCGGCGAGATCACTGAGGCGAGGAGATTGTTCGACGAAATGGATAGAGTTAGTCTGATCACATGGAATGCGATGATCGCCGGCCATGCTCAGAGGATGAATTGGGCAAAAGATGATATCAAATCCAACCTCAGTGGCTTTGAGGCACTCAAAGTGTTTCAGAAACTCAATCGGTCAGGGACAAAGCCGGATCTCTTTAGCTTTTCGAGCATTCTAACCGTTTGCAGCAGCCTTCTGGCTTTAGAGCAAGGAGAGCAGATTCATGCTCAGACCGTCAAGACCGGGTATTTATCGGATGTCGTCGTGAGTAGTGCATTACTGAACATGTATAACAAATGTGGTTGCATTGAGGATGCAATCAGAGCATTTTTGGAGATGTCGACAAGGACCTTGATATCTTGGACTTCTATGCTCACCTGCTACTCACAGCATGGTCGTCCTAAGGAAGCGATACGACTCTTCGAGAACATGAGGTCGGCCGGTGTAAGGCCTAACCAAGTCACCTTCGTCGGCGTGCTATCTGCCTGTAGCCACGCAGGCATGATCGATGAGGCTGAGTATTATTTCGACATGATGACAGATGAGTACGGGATCAGGCCTGTTATGGACCATTATGCTTGCATGATCGATATGTTTGTCAGACGAGGCCGGCTGGAGGATGCTTTTGCATTCGTAGACAAGATGGATTTTCAACCAAATGAGATCATTTGGTCGATTTTGATCGCCGGGTGTCGAAGCCACGGCAACAAGGACCTAGGATTTTATGCTGCAGAGAAGTTGCTCGAGATCAAACCGAAAGGGATCGAGACATATGTGTTGCTGCTGAACATGTACATATCGGCTGAGAGGTGGCAGGATGTTGCTAAAGTGAGAAGTCTGATGAAAGACGAGAACATCGGAATCATACGAGATCGAAGCTGGATTAGCATCAAAGGCCAAGTTTCTTTCTTCCTAGCCAACGACAAATCACACCCTCAGAGCACCGAGATGTACAATTTATTGGAGAATTTGCTTCGAGAAGCAACGAGCCTGGGGTATGTTCCTTACAAAAGTGTCGAGTTCTCGGTCAAGGAGGATGAAGAAAGCTCGAATGGCTCTTCCACCATCAAGCACCATAGCGAAAGATTGGCCATCGCTTTCGGTATGATCAATACGACCGAAGGGGCAACCGTACGAGTCGTCAAGAACATCACAATGTGCAGGGACTGCCATAATTTAGTGAAGTTCTTTACTACAATAACCAAAAGAGAGATCATTGTGAGGGATAGCAAGCGGCTCCACCGGTTTACCGACGGCAAATGCTCGTGTGGAGATTTCGGGGCATTCCTATGA